AAGATTGAATCAATGCTTACCGTTTCATCCGCCAATGAATTTAAAATCGAACAATCGTACGCTTCAGAAATATTCTCAGTAACCCTGTTTTGAAACAGGAATACCAGGTTTTTCTCAGAAAAGACTTTCAGGAAAGTGACAATGGAACCGGACAACAAACCGGGGTTGAACATAAAAACCGGAGTCTTTTGCCCAGTCTGTCTCCTTCTGAATTCATTTTCTGCAATCTCAAAAAGCTTTGCCTTGTGATAACAGACCGGAGCATCAAATCTTTGGTTCCATCGCTCTGTTAAAAGGTGCCACAACTCTGCCTGCCACTTTTCATCTCCAGAACCTGTATTACCTGCATCCCATTTCAAAATCATCTCCGGACGATAAATCAGGTATTGATCATATACAGAGGCGAGTTGCCGGGATAGTTTTAGTGTTGCCGGGCCTCTCATTTCCTCACTCTGTTCAGAAATGTAGTTATAAAGGCGTTTAAATCTTTTCAGAACATCAGGTTCGTTTAATAAACTGAAAAGAGACCACTTTAGCGGTTCAGGATCAGATGGAAGTACTTTGGGGAGATCGGGATAGATTTCTCGAATTTGTTTCCAGTGCCACTCAGCAGGTAATTCGAAATTCAGATTAGCTGCAATACCCATTCTAACTGATACCTGAAGCTGAAGCCACTTGGCCGTATCACGATTGGGCACAATTACAGTTTGGGAGGCTAGCGGGTCGTCGGGTAGATGATCTGCAAGGCATTTAGATAGCCTGTCTGCCAAAAGGGTTAGCCGGTTGCCGCTATAGTAGGTGATCATAAACTCTCAAATTACAGTATCGATGAAATAATCTTCGACAATGTAATAATCAAGAGTGACAACTTCTGTCACCCGATCAAAAAAGATAGGATCTGTTTACGACTGTTCTGTAGTTAAAGAATCATTCGGGAAATTAATATCCCTCGATATACTCTTCGATAGCTTCAGTGACTACAGCAGAATAGGAGCGGTTAATTTTATCGGCGTACAGTTTCAGTCTGTCGATGAGGTCAACTTCCAGGTAGTAGCTGGCCACTTTTTTCTTTGGTGGGTCTTCATCAACGGGTTCAGGTACATCTCTTTCAACGAGATGCTGGCTAAGCTCATCATCATTTTTCTGAGGATTGCCGCCAATTTCACGTAATTCTCTGTTCAGATTAAACCCTCCGCTGTGCTCATTTCTTACACTTCTGAGGGGTTTCCGCTCTTCACCCCCATTAATATCGGGAATAAAGGAGTATTCCGATTCGTCAACTTCGGATGAGCTAAATGGGAAATGGCCTAAGCTTTTCTTAGTTATGTTCATATCGGTTAGTGGCCGTTTCTGATTTCTTTCGCAAGCATTTGATAGTCTTTAGCACCGTTACTTTCTCTGTCATACTCAAATATTGTTTTGTGATGACTGGGTGCTTCTGCTAAAGCAACGTTATCTCTAATAACGGTATTAAATACTTTTGATCCAAAATAATCCCGGATATGTCCTACTACTTCCCGGTTCAGGTTCTTGCGATTATCATACAACGTGCAGAGAATCCCCTCAACTTTGAGGTTCTTATTTAACCGTTTTTGAACAATTTGTATCACATCCATCAACTTAGACAAGCCGTGTAGTGCCAGATATTCTGACTGAAGCACAATAACCAACTCGTCGGCAGCTGTAAATGCATTCAGGGTTAGTATTCCAAGGTTTGGCGGACAGTCGAGCAGCACAAAATCGTATTTGTCGTCCACCTCATCCAGGGCATCTTTTAACAGCATTTCCCGTGCCGGAACATTTACAAGTTCCATTTCAGCACCGGATAACTCAATAGATGAAGGAAGAATATCAAAGGAGTTGTGTTTTATGATAACATCAGAAACTTGAGCGCCATCCTTAAGCACATGATAGATATTCTTATCAATCCGATTGGAATGCAATTTCAGCGAGAAGGTCAGGTTGGCCTGAGGGTCCATATCCACTAAAAGTACTTTATAGCCCAGATTACTTAATCCGGCTCCTGTATTAATCGTAGTAGTGGTTTTCCCAACCCCTCCCTTCTGATTTGTAAAAGCAATTTTCCTCATTGTAACCCTATCGAAAACATTCGCATTTTTTGTCTATTAGAAGGAGTAAGAAAATGAATTTTTGTTACAAAATATAGTATAGATTATTAATTAAAAGAAAAAGGGCACCCGGTCAGAGCACCCATTTTGCCGTTATTTGATTGTCGATAGTACGTATTGGAGTTACTCCACTAATATTCGCATTATACATTAGCAAATTGTTAAGCTCATGTTAAGCTTAACTGAATATTTCACATGAACCTATTCACTCAATTATACGTCAATATCTTTTATTGAAATCTTCCATAGATGATGAGAACCTGCTAATTATGACCTTTAATGAAAATTTTTATTCTTAACTTCACACTAATGAAAGACATGTTTGATCTGATGTCAGAAAACAATCAGCTGTGAAAGGATTCATTCAACACATATATGATTGAGAAATCTTTTTTAATGAAAGAAAATTGCGGTGTTCAAAACCACCAAAA
This is a stretch of genomic DNA from Rhodohalobacter barkolensis. It encodes these proteins:
- a CDS encoding ParA family protein, encoding MRKIAFTNQKGGVGKTTTTINTGAGLSNLGYKVLLVDMDPQANLTFSLKLHSNRIDKNIYHVLKDGAQVSDVIIKHNSFDILPSSIELSGAEMELVNVPAREMLLKDALDEVDDKYDFVLLDCPPNLGILTLNAFTAADELVIVLQSEYLALHGLSKLMDVIQIVQKRLNKNLKVEGILCTLYDNRKNLNREVVGHIRDYFGSKVFNTVIRDNVALAEAPSHHKTIFEYDRESNGAKDYQMLAKEIRNGH